A single window of Intrasporangium calvum DSM 43043 DNA harbors:
- a CDS encoding sensor histidine kinase codes for MATGLELRDLPIFEGLAASQLAQLLAAAEDVLVEPGAVAWREGEHADHWWVLLEGEIELTRRVGHERVVVSHMRTPGQWAGGFRAWDQAGVYLATGQVVASGRLLRVAATDLRELTQEWFPLGGRLIEGIMVTARSIESMVRQRGSLITLGTLSAGLAHELNNPASAAARAAEVLSGELPRLIDSIRGLANNLTPEQFVELDELRRNLGPRLPRHDAVALADEEEALGEWLGDHSVARPWAVAAALASSGADVSWCERALGIVGRDALASGLEWVATTVSVTSLLDEMQESTRRVSGIVAAVRSYTQMDRAGRQQVDVRDGLESTLVVLGPRFREGDGVAVVRDYSDDLPRVDAHPGELNQVWTNLIDNAVDAMSGSGTLGITARPETGGDGLVVEISDTGVGMPADVVERAFEAFFTTKQVGSGTGLGLDIARRIVVDRHGGDISVDSAPGRTVFRVRLPLVRPAGE; via the coding sequence ATGGCCACTGGACTCGAGCTGCGCGACCTGCCGATCTTCGAGGGACTGGCGGCCTCCCAGCTGGCCCAGCTCCTCGCAGCTGCGGAGGACGTGCTCGTCGAGCCCGGGGCCGTCGCCTGGCGGGAGGGTGAGCATGCCGACCACTGGTGGGTCCTGCTGGAGGGCGAGATCGAGCTGACTCGCAGAGTCGGCCACGAGCGCGTCGTCGTCAGCCACATGCGCACGCCCGGGCAGTGGGCCGGAGGCTTTCGCGCGTGGGACCAGGCGGGCGTCTACCTCGCCACGGGGCAGGTCGTCGCATCCGGTCGGCTCCTGCGCGTCGCGGCCACGGACCTGCGTGAGCTGACCCAGGAGTGGTTCCCGCTGGGCGGACGCCTCATCGAGGGCATCATGGTCACCGCGCGCTCGATCGAGTCGATGGTGCGCCAACGCGGCTCGCTCATCACGCTCGGCACCCTGTCGGCCGGGCTCGCCCATGAGCTGAACAACCCCGCATCAGCGGCGGCCCGCGCTGCCGAGGTGCTGTCCGGGGAGCTGCCGCGGCTGATCGACTCGATCCGTGGCCTCGCGAACAACCTCACTCCGGAGCAGTTCGTCGAGCTCGACGAGCTGCGCCGCAACCTGGGCCCCCGGCTGCCACGGCACGACGCGGTGGCGCTCGCGGACGAGGAAGAGGCGCTGGGGGAGTGGCTCGGGGATCACTCCGTCGCGCGTCCGTGGGCGGTCGCCGCGGCGTTGGCCTCGTCGGGTGCCGACGTGTCGTGGTGCGAGCGGGCGCTCGGGATCGTCGGCCGCGACGCGCTGGCCTCGGGGCTCGAGTGGGTGGCCACAACCGTGTCCGTCACCTCCCTCCTGGACGAGATGCAGGAGTCGACCCGCCGGGTCTCGGGGATCGTCGCCGCGGTCCGCTCCTACACCCAGATGGACCGCGCCGGCCGGCAGCAGGTCGACGTGCGCGACGGGCTCGAGAGCACGCTCGTCGTCCTCGGCCCCCGCTTCCGCGAGGGCGATGGGGTCGCGGTGGTCCGCGACTACTCCGACGACCTGCCGAGGGTGGACGCGCACCCCGGCGAGCTGAACCAGGTCTGGACCAACCTGATCGACAACGCGGTTGACGCCATGTCCGGGTCGGGCACCCTCGGGATCACGGCTCGTCCGGAGACGGGCGGGGACGGGCTGGTCGTCGAGATCTCGGACACGGGGGTCGGGATGCCCGCCGACGTGGTCGAGCGCGCCTTCGAGGCGTTCTTCACGACGAAGCAGGTCGGCAGTGGCACCGGCCTCGGCCTCGACATCGCGCGCCGGATCGTCGTCGACCGGCACGGCGGCGACATCTCGGTCGACAGTGCCCCGGGCCGGACCGTGTTCCGGGTCCGTCTCCCGCTCGTCCGCCCCGCGGGGGAGTGA
- a CDS encoding FAD-dependent oxidoreductase translates to MPKPAILTVDDDPAVSAAITRDLRSRYADHYRVIRTTSGAEALDVLTTLALRGQPVALIASDQRMPGMTGIELLEQASTHAPEAKRLLLTAYADTDVAIRAINDIGLDYYLLKPWDPPEERLYPVLDDLLGDWGQQHPDHSTDVRVVGHRWSDRSHEIKTFLARNHVPYRWYDVERDAEAQRLATIAGAADSDLPIVLAPGRDALRNPTTVDVANTLGLRTRAERPLYDVCIVGGGPAGLAAAVYAASEGLDTVIVEREAPGGQAGQSAAIENYLGFPRGLTGSDLAQRAVAQVVRFGAEMVVARDVVGRETRGSVQAVRIEGADDVEARALIVATGVSYRRLPAPGLDAFTGRGVYYGATASEASQCRGEEVYVVGAANSAGQAALNLARFAERVTLLVRSGSLAESMSRYLIERIDQTANIMVRFRTEVAAARGDGHLEALTLARPRSSDQGDPGDRGAAEEVDTNWLFIFIGASPRTDWLGEDITRDPAGFIVTGTDLTGPRFSSRAHPWPLERAPLALETSVPGVFAAGDARLDSMKRVASAVGEGAMAVHLVHRYLATV, encoded by the coding sequence ATGCCCAAACCTGCCATCCTGACGGTCGACGACGACCCGGCCGTGTCGGCTGCGATCACCCGCGACCTGCGCAGTCGGTACGCCGACCACTACCGGGTCATCCGGACGACCTCGGGCGCCGAGGCGCTCGACGTCCTCACCACGCTTGCGCTCCGCGGCCAGCCGGTCGCCTTGATCGCCTCCGACCAGCGCATGCCGGGCATGACCGGCATCGAGCTGCTCGAGCAGGCCAGCACCCACGCGCCGGAGGCGAAGCGGCTGTTGCTGACGGCCTACGCCGACACCGACGTCGCGATCCGGGCGATCAACGACATCGGCCTCGACTACTACCTGCTGAAGCCGTGGGACCCACCGGAGGAGCGGCTCTACCCCGTGCTCGACGACCTGCTCGGCGACTGGGGGCAGCAGCATCCGGATCACTCCACGGACGTCCGTGTCGTCGGTCACCGCTGGTCGGACCGCAGCCACGAGATCAAGACCTTCCTCGCGCGCAACCACGTCCCCTATCGCTGGTACGACGTCGAGCGCGATGCCGAGGCGCAGCGGCTCGCCACCATCGCAGGTGCCGCCGACTCGGACCTGCCGATCGTCCTCGCGCCCGGCCGGGACGCCTTGCGAAACCCCACCACCGTGGACGTCGCCAACACGCTCGGGCTGCGCACTCGCGCCGAGCGCCCGCTCTACGACGTCTGCATCGTCGGCGGCGGACCGGCCGGCCTGGCCGCGGCGGTCTACGCGGCCTCCGAGGGGCTCGACACGGTGATCGTCGAGCGGGAGGCGCCGGGCGGCCAGGCGGGCCAGAGTGCCGCCATCGAGAACTACCTCGGTTTTCCGCGCGGCCTCACCGGCTCCGACCTCGCCCAGCGAGCGGTGGCCCAGGTCGTTCGCTTCGGGGCCGAGATGGTCGTGGCGCGCGACGTCGTGGGTCGCGAGACGAGGGGATCGGTGCAGGCCGTGCGCATCGAGGGCGCCGACGATGTCGAGGCCCGGGCCCTCATCGTCGCGACGGGTGTCTCCTACCGGAGGCTTCCCGCACCGGGGCTCGACGCCTTCACCGGCCGGGGCGTCTACTACGGCGCGACGGCGAGCGAGGCCAGCCAGTGCCGAGGCGAGGAGGTGTACGTCGTGGGCGCCGCCAACTCGGCCGGTCAGGCGGCCCTCAACCTCGCCCGGTTCGCCGAGCGGGTGACGCTGCTCGTCCGCTCGGGCTCCCTCGCGGAGAGCATGTCGCGCTACCTCATCGAGCGCATCGACCAGACGGCGAACATCATGGTGCGCTTCCGCACCGAGGTGGCTGCCGCCCGCGGGGACGGCCACCTTGAGGCGCTCACCCTCGCGCGCCCCCGGTCGAGCGACCAGGGTGACCCCGGCGACCGGGGTGCCGCTGAGGAGGTCGACACCAACTGGCTGTTCATCTTCATCGGCGCCTCGCCACGGACCGACTGGCTCGGGGAGGACATCACCCGCGATCCGGCCGGGTTCATCGTGACGGGCACCGACCTGACGGGCCCGAGGTTCAGCAGCCGCGCCCACCCCTGGCCTCTGGAGCGTGCCCCGCTCGCCCTGGAGACGAGCGTGCCGGGGGTGTTCGCCGCGGGCGACGCCCGCCTCGACTCGATGAAGCGGGTGGCCTCCGCCGTGGGTGAGGGTGCGATGGCAGTGCACCTCGTCCACCGCTACCTCGCAACGGTCTAG
- the galT gene encoding galactose-1-phosphate uridylyltransferase, translated as MRRTSARLADGREIIYFDDVTQARSPLRDERPLGPRAEAGEMRFDALTGEWVAVASHRQNRTFLPPPDECPLCPTGRGSVPSEVPDPAYDVVVFENRFPSFSEGAADLLGSAVPEPLFATVPARGRCEVVCFTSDHDGQFAQLPPARVATVLEAWCDRTEELGRLAGVEYVFCFENRGPEIGVTLHHPHGQIYAYPYVPARTRAMLERAREHRAATGRLLGSDVLAAELAAGSRVVLRSEHWTAYAPFASRWPVEVHLVPNRAVPDLPSLDSPERADFAQVYPQLLRRLDLFHAAPVVADGPDAAPIPLPYIAGWHQAPVHDGREDWRLSLQITSILRAPGKLKYLAGSESGVGGWVTDVAPESVAARLRDLADA; from the coding sequence ATGCGGCGAACGAGCGCGAGGCTGGCAGACGGTCGCGAGATCATCTACTTCGACGACGTGACCCAGGCGCGGTCGCCCCTGCGGGACGAGCGCCCGCTGGGGCCGCGAGCCGAGGCCGGCGAGATGCGGTTCGACGCCCTGACGGGGGAGTGGGTGGCCGTCGCGAGCCACCGTCAGAACCGGACCTTCCTGCCGCCGCCGGACGAGTGTCCCCTGTGTCCTACGGGCCGCGGGTCGGTGCCGAGCGAGGTGCCGGACCCTGCCTATGACGTGGTCGTCTTCGAGAACCGGTTCCCCAGCTTCTCCGAGGGAGCCGCGGACCTCCTCGGGTCGGCGGTCCCGGAGCCGCTCTTCGCGACGGTCCCGGCGCGCGGCCGGTGCGAGGTCGTGTGCTTCACCAGCGACCACGATGGACAGTTCGCGCAGCTGCCGCCTGCCCGGGTCGCCACAGTCCTCGAGGCCTGGTGCGACCGGACGGAGGAGCTGGGCCGGCTCGCCGGCGTCGAGTACGTCTTCTGCTTCGAGAACCGTGGCCCGGAGATCGGCGTGACCCTGCACCACCCGCACGGCCAGATCTACGCCTACCCCTACGTGCCCGCGCGCACTCGCGCCATGCTCGAGCGGGCCCGGGAGCACCGGGCGGCGACCGGCCGGCTGCTCGGCTCCGACGTCCTCGCCGCCGAGCTGGCCGCGGGGTCGCGGGTCGTCCTGCGATCGGAGCACTGGACGGCCTATGCGCCCTTCGCCTCACGCTGGCCCGTCGAGGTGCACCTCGTGCCCAACCGGGCCGTGCCCGACCTGCCCTCGCTCGACAGCCCGGAGCGCGCCGACTTCGCGCAGGTCTACCCGCAGCTGCTCCGTCGCCTCGACCTGTTCCACGCGGCACCGGTGGTTGCCGACGGACCTGATGCGGCACCGATCCCGCTGCCCTACATCGCCGGCTGGCACCAGGCGCCGGTCCACGATGGCCGCGAGGACTGGCGGCTCAGCCTGCAGATCACCTCCATCCTGCGCGCTCCCGGAAAGCTCAAGTACCTCGCCGGCTCGGAGTCCGGGGTCGGCGGGTGGGTGACCGACGTCGCGCCCGAGTCGGTGGCGGCCCGCCTGCGCGACCTGGCCGACGCATGA
- the galK gene encoding galactokinase yields the protein MSADPTTIPAELGDTFRDAFGREPSGVWSAPGRVNLIGEHTDYNRGLCLPMAIPRRTWVAAARREDRRMRILSRQVPGERTIALDGLLEGNRGGWAAYAVGVLWALEQAGHEVRGLDVVVDGRVPLGSGLSSSAALECAVAVAAVDLFALEGLDGDDGRRRLAGVCVRAENDVAGAPTGGMDQSAALLARADEALLLDFDGDRPPVHVPFDLAAHDLALLVMNTRAEHSLDDGQYGNRREECLAAVAELGLGSLRELRPPDLERVLPRLSSEVLRRRVRHVVTEVDRVTRTVAALESDGFAALTALFDASHASMRDDFEISCAELDTAVDTARARGALAARMTGGGFGGSAIAIVRTDLLDEVSEAVAAAFSDCGLREPELFPVTADGSARQER from the coding sequence ATGAGCGCCGATCCGACGACCATTCCGGCCGAGCTCGGGGACACGTTCCGGGACGCCTTCGGACGGGAGCCGAGCGGGGTCTGGTCCGCGCCCGGCCGGGTCAACCTCATCGGCGAGCACACCGACTACAACCGAGGGCTCTGCCTTCCCATGGCGATCCCGCGCCGCACCTGGGTGGCCGCCGCCCGGCGCGAGGACCGCAGGATGCGGATCCTCTCCCGGCAGGTCCCGGGGGAGCGGACCATCGCCCTCGACGGGCTCCTCGAGGGCAACCGGGGTGGGTGGGCGGCCTACGCCGTCGGCGTCCTCTGGGCCCTCGAGCAGGCCGGTCATGAGGTCCGGGGCCTCGACGTCGTGGTGGACGGCCGGGTGCCGCTCGGCTCCGGGCTCTCGAGCTCCGCCGCCCTGGAGTGCGCGGTCGCCGTCGCAGCGGTCGACCTCTTCGCCCTCGAGGGCCTCGACGGCGACGACGGGCGCCGCCGGCTCGCAGGGGTCTGCGTCCGGGCCGAGAACGACGTGGCGGGCGCCCCGACCGGGGGCATGGACCAGTCGGCCGCGCTGCTCGCCCGTGCCGACGAGGCGCTGCTGCTCGACTTCGACGGCGACCGGCCACCCGTCCACGTGCCGTTCGACCTGGCGGCGCACGACCTGGCGCTCCTGGTCATGAACACCCGCGCCGAGCACTCCCTCGACGACGGGCAGTACGGCAACCGGCGCGAGGAGTGCCTGGCCGCGGTGGCCGAGCTGGGGCTCGGGTCCCTGCGCGAGCTGCGTCCCCCCGACCTCGAGCGCGTCCTGCCACGACTGTCGAGCGAGGTGCTGCGCCGGCGTGTCCGGCACGTCGTCACCGAGGTCGACCGGGTCACCCGGACGGTCGCGGCGCTCGAGTCCGACGGCTTCGCCGCGCTGACCGCCCTCTTCGACGCGTCGCACGCCTCGATGCGCGACGACTTCGAGATCTCCTGCGCGGAGCTCGACACCGCCGTCGACACGGCGCGCGCCAGGGGGGCGCTCGCGGCGAGGATGACCGGCGGGGGCTTCGGTGGCTCGGCCATCGCCATCGTGCGAACCGACCTGCTCGACGAGGTCAGTGAGGCGGTGGCAGCGGCGTTCTCCGACTGCGGCTTGCGCGAGCCTGAGCTCTTCCCCGTCACAGCGGACGGGTCGGCGCGGCAGGAGCGCTGA
- a CDS encoding MarR family winged helix-turn-helix transcriptional regulator produces the protein MTGEATRGLEFDPIEQARTQWVESGWADAAAGMAAVTSLMRAHQIVLARVEATLKPLGVTFARYEVLMLLWFSKRGSLPMKIIGSRLQVHPTSVTNAVDRLEDAGLVTRSTHPEDRRAYLVALTSTGRELAERATKALNTEVFEQPGLSGRDLRTLVDVLTRLRRSAGDF, from the coding sequence ATGACAGGTGAAGCCACGCGCGGGCTCGAGTTCGACCCGATCGAGCAGGCCCGTACCCAATGGGTCGAGTCAGGCTGGGCCGACGCTGCCGCCGGGATGGCCGCCGTCACCTCGCTCATGCGCGCCCACCAGATCGTCCTCGCGCGCGTCGAGGCCACGCTCAAGCCCCTCGGCGTGACGTTCGCCCGTTACGAGGTGCTCATGCTGCTGTGGTTCAGCAAGCGTGGGTCGCTGCCGATGAAGATCATCGGCTCACGCCTGCAGGTCCACCCGACGAGCGTGACCAACGCCGTCGACCGGCTCGAGGACGCGGGCCTCGTGACGCGCTCGACCCACCCGGAGGACCGGCGCGCCTACCTCGTCGCGCTCACCTCCACGGGCCGCGAGCTCGCCGAACGGGCCACGAAGGCGCTCAACACCGAGGTCTTCGAGCAGCCGGGCCTCTCCGGACGCGACCTGCGCACGCTCGTCGACGTGCTGACCCGCCTCCGTCGCAGCGCGGGCGACTTCTAG
- a CDS encoding class I SAM-dependent methyltransferase gives MVMHDEMDEEMQDEFGTMAAWTREAVTRLGPDHAIPAGCRGSGRPSGLDWLLARLGAGPGDPLLDVGAGLGGPAAYARAAAGVRPVCVEPMRAAAAGAAALFDLPSVLGEGARLPLATGSFGLAWSLGTLCTTDEKAVWLGELRRVLRPRARLGLLVVVATGESFHVPWGNAFPSLGELRQLLAAGGFTVAEEAWTDDLPPAGGTWQRLEDEVEAAVREAHGQDERYAAVRDQERRMGGLVESGRVRGRVLATEVVT, from the coding sequence ATGGTGATGCACGACGAGATGGACGAGGAGATGCAGGACGAGTTCGGCACGATGGCCGCGTGGACTCGCGAGGCGGTGACCCGTCTCGGCCCCGACCACGCCATCCCGGCCGGCTGCCGCGGCAGTGGGCGGCCCTCGGGTCTCGACTGGCTCTTGGCCCGGCTCGGCGCCGGACCGGGCGACCCGCTCCTCGACGTGGGGGCCGGGCTCGGCGGGCCGGCCGCTTATGCCAGGGCAGCGGCCGGTGTGCGTCCCGTCTGCGTGGAGCCCATGCGGGCGGCAGCAGCGGGAGCTGCCGCCCTCTTCGACCTGCCTTCCGTCCTGGGCGAGGGCGCCCGGCTGCCCCTGGCCACCGGCTCGTTCGGGCTGGCCTGGTCGCTCGGCACGCTCTGCACCACCGACGAGAAGGCGGTGTGGCTCGGCGAGCTGCGTCGCGTCCTGCGACCACGAGCCCGGCTCGGGCTGCTCGTCGTCGTGGCGACGGGCGAGTCCTTCCACGTGCCGTGGGGCAACGCCTTCCCCTCACTGGGGGAGCTGAGGCAGCTGCTGGCGGCCGGCGGGTTCACCGTGGCGGAGGAGGCGTGGACGGACGACCTGCCACCGGCCGGGGGGACGTGGCAGCGCCTCGAGGACGAGGTCGAGGCAGCTGTTCGCGAGGCTCACGGCCAGGACGAGCGGTACGCCGCGGTCAGGGACCAGGAACGCCGGATGGGGGGCCTCGTCGAGTCCGGGCGCGTCCGGGGGCGCGTGCTCGCCACAGAGGTGGTCACCTGA